Below is a window of 'Nostoc azollae' 0708 DNA.
TAGAAGAGAGAAACCCCCTCTTGTATTTCCAATTACCTATTACCAACTATTTATGTCTTTATCTGATCCAATACCGACTCTACTTGTCTTAGCAGATGGAACAACTTATCACGGTTGGTCTTTCGGTGCTATGGGAACAGCCATTGGGGAAGTTGTGTTTAACACTGGTATGACTGGATATCAAGAAGTGTTGACTGATCCTAGTTATAGCGGTCAAATTGTCATTTTTACCTATCCTGAATTGGGGAATACTGGTGTTAATCCCGAAGATGAGGAATCAGCAAAACCCTATGTCAGAGGTGCGGTCGCTCGTAATATCTGTCACAAACCCAGTAACTGGCGCTCTACACAATCTCTACCAGACTACCTCAAACAACACCAGATCCCCGGTATCTTCGGCATCGACACCCGCGCCCTCACCCGCAAAATTCGGATGTATGGTGCTATGAACGGTGGTATTTCTACCTCCATTACAGATGAAGCAGAATTATTAGAACTGGTGCAAGCGGCTCCTAACATGACAGGATTAAATCTGGTGAGGGAAGTTACCACCCCAGCAGCTTATGAATGGTCTGAAGCCACCACTGCTGCTTGGGAATTTAACCCAGAGGGAGTAGCTAAAATTGGCGAAACTTTCACTGTTGTTGCTCTTGACTTTGGTGTGAAACGTAATATCTTACGCCGTTTAGCCAGTTATGGTTGTCGGGTGATAGTTGTTTCTGCCGATACACCACCAGAAGAAATCCTCAAATACAATCCAGATGGGATATTTCTCTCCAATGGACCAGGTGATCCAGCCGCAGTGACAGAAGGCATTAGCACCGTTAAAGCATTACTAGAAAGCCAAAAACCCATGTTTGGTATTTGTATGGGACACCAAATTCTGGGTCACGCACTGGGGGCAGAAACCTTTAAACTTAAATTTGGGCATCGTGGGTTAAATCAGCCCACAGGTCTACAACAGCGAATAGAAATCACCAGTCAAAACCACAGTTTTGCTATTGATCCGGATTCATTACCATCAGCAGTTGTAGAGGTTAGTCACCTTAACCTAAACGATCGCACCGTTGCTGGGGTACGTCACAAATCTCTACCTGTCTTTTCTGTACAGTATCACCCAGAAGCTAGTCCCGGTCCCCACGATGCAGATTACTTGTTTGAGCAGTTTGTGCTAGAAATGCAAACAGCACGTCAAGCAGCGATCGCTTAGGCTAAAAATAGAAAAATGGCCAGGTTGTTAATTGATAACGGGTAATGGGTAATAATCTTTCCCATTTCACAATCCCTAGTATTTTCAAGGTCAAAACTCAAAAGACAAATACAGGAATTTTGAATTTCGAATTTATTTGTCCCCAGTACCCAATCTAGACAACTTGCTCAAAAATTATCTATACTTGAGCGTTTACTTTCAGTTAAGAGGACGAGGAGGGAATTATTGCTGAACCACTGAATCTAACCGTTAGCCTGAGAGGCACTCGCGAAGTCCGGGATAACTATCAGCTATTCCGCCTCACAGGTTTGTTAGACGCTTTTTCTGAGCCGACATTTCGCAAAATCCTGTCCAATAAGATTAATGAAGGTCCAAAGCACATAATTCTGGATCTTTCACAAATCGACTTTGTTGATAGCTCAGGTTTGGGTGCGCTGGTACAACTAGCCAAGCAAGCTAATAGCACAGGTACTTTGCAAATTGTTACTAATGCTCGTGTAACTCAAACGGTCAAGCTTGTTCGCTTGGAAAAATTCCTAGCCCTACAAACCACTGTTGATGCGGCACTAGACAATATCAAGTCGTCTTGATTGCTTGACCAAAAACAATAAATTAAGCTATCCAATAAAAGCTTATGGATAGCTTGATTTTTATAAGAAAATAGGCTGTAAAGACATCAAAATCTAGAAATCCAAAAAGTTTTTAGGTTTTGATGTCTTTACAGCCGACAAGGAGTATGGCTTACACCACTATCCGCTATCAGAAGTCAAGAAAGAGATACTAATTTAGTATCTCCTACTTCCTGGCCCCAGGCTTCTCCCTAATGAGAACTGACCAATTAAAAAAATAAATAATACAGCTTCAGTAATTTTTTCTAGTGTTGAATATGCTAGGTATGGTAAGATAGCTTGCTGCATAAAGAATAAATGTTCGCGAAAATAATCTCCCAGATATTTTAGTAGGTCAAGGAATGATTAACTTGTGAAGCCCAAGGAGGAAGAAGCTAAAAATGAAGGAGATGGAGTTGCAAAGCTAGATTCATCTGAAACTCCCTCATTGTTGGTAAACACGACGCAATTACCCCAACCAATATCCCAGGCACAAGTGCAACAAATTTCTCCTTCTGCCTTAGCTTACTTGGGGGACGCGATTTACGAACTATATGTTAGAATATTCTTTCTGTTGCCACAGCAACGGCCAGAAAGTTACCATTGTTTGGTAGTGGCGCAGGTAAGAGCAGAAACACAAGCCCTACATTTGCGATCGCTGACTCCACATTTAAGGAGTAACGAATTAGAAATTGTCCGCCGAGGTCGCAATGCTGCCACAGGCCGACCTAAGCGACTTAACCCCGAAATTTATCAACAGGCAACTAGTCTAGAAACTTTAGTTGGCTATTTATATCTCACCGATTACCCCCGTTTAATCGAACTGTTGCAAAAAATCCATCTAGAGAAATAGTTAATAGCTCAATCTCCGGACAGGAAAATCAATCGTCACGGTTCATTAAGTTGAGTTAATCGTGATGCCCACCCATCCGCTAAGTACCATAATCCCATGACTAATCAACCACGAAAAATCAATATTACTGGCGAAACAAAGCGTGTCCAACCCATAAAAATCAAAGGTAAGCGCGTTATAGCTAATCCTACTCGTCATCAAACCAAGGGAGAAAGTAAATCCTTCTCCAGTAAACCACGCCCATCTCACCAGTCTTCCCTGCCTACCCCAGCAATCAAATCACCAGAAGAAAGCGATCTCATTTACGGTCGTCATCCAGTATTAAGTGCGCTGGAAAATCAGCGTGGACTTAACCGTCTCTGGATTACTGCTCGTCTGCGCTACGATCCTCGATTTCATCATTTAATTCTCCAAGCTAAGGACAATGGCACAGTTATAGACGAAGTTGAACCCAAGCGTTTAGACCAAATCACCGACGGAGCTAATCACCAAGGTATAGCAGCACAAATTGCTCCTTATGCCTACATGGAATTAGAAGATCTTATTACACAAGCAAAATCAGTCACTGACCCCGTCATTGTAGTTGCCGATGGGATCACCGATCCTCATAACTTGGGGGCAATTATTCGGACAGCAGAAGCAATAGGCTCACAAGGATTAGTTATTCCCCAAAGAAGGGCTTCTGGGATTACTTCAACGGTTGTTAAAGTAGCCGCAGGTGCTTTGGAAAACTTTCCTGTAGCTAGAGTGATCAATCTCAGTCGTGCTTTAGAACAACTCAAAGAAGCTGGTTATTGGATTTATGGAACTGCTGCTGCAGGTAGTGAACCTATACATACGGTGAAGTTCAGCGGCTCCACTGTTTTAGTAATTGGATCTGAAGGCGACGGTCTGAGTATGTTGACACAACGTTCTTGCGATATTTTAGTCTCAATTCCCTTACAGGGAAAGACTCCCAGCCTCAATGCATCCGTGGCAGCAGGCATGGCGCTTTACGAAATTTATCGTCAACGCTCATTAAATACCCTATATCTTGATAAATTACGCACAATTTCTTTGAAAAAATAATCCTAAAAGAGTATAAAGAAATGTAAAACAAAATAAATCCAAGATATTGTTTAACACCCTGTAGCACGTTTATAAGCTGGTGAAACCCATGAAAACCATTTGGCATAACCTCAAAGAACAGCTGATTAGTGTATCTAATAGCCTCGGCTTGGCTTGGTGGGTAGAGATTGTCACCCAAAATCCTTGTTGCACATACTACTTTGGACCATTTTTCAGTTCAGAGGAAGCAACACTGGCAAGTAAGGGCTACATAGAAGACCTGGAAATGGAAGGAGCGCAAGGAATTATAGTTAATGTCAAGCGTTGTAAACCTTATGATTTGACTATTGCTGAAGACCTGGGGGAACGGATTGACCGTAAAGTAAAGCCTGCCTTTAGCGGTCAAATATAAGATAGATCAGCAGTTATTAGTCAGCTGTCAGCAGTCAAACTAGCTTGACGGTTTACTTTTCAAATAGACTGTGTTGTGCACATCGCTGTAAATCCATAGGCTATCATTGTTCTTGGGCTTAATCCTAAGAACAATGACCAACATACAAAACAATACTTGTCGGTTAAAGCAGAAGGGGGGAAGCTAGTTACCAACTCCCAATATTACCCAAAAATGCAAATTACTCAAAGTTTCCACACAGCCATACTTGTCACTGACTTAGAACGCTCAGAACAGTTTTATGGACAAGTATTAGGATTAGCAAAAATAGACCGAACGCTAAAATACGCTGGTGCATGGTATGAAATTGGCAATTATCAACTTCACCTGATAGTTGCATCTAGTGTCCCTACCGAAAATCAAAATGAAAAATGGGGACCTAACCCGGACGTCCCTTTCTCAGTTGTTGACCTAGAAATAGCAAAAGCAGAACTACTGAGTCAAAATTATCTTATTCAAGGCAGTCCGTCCGGTCGTCCTGCTATTTTTACTAAAGATCCA
It encodes the following:
- a CDS encoding Mini-ribonuclease 3, with the protein product MKPKEEEAKNEGDGVAKLDSSETPSLLVNTTQLPQPISQAQVQQISPSALAYLGDAIYELYVRIFFLLPQQRPESYHCLVVAQVRAETQALHLRSLTPHLRSNELEIVRRGRNAATGRPKRLNPEIYQQATSLETLVGYLYLTDYPRLIELLQKIHLEK
- a CDS encoding DUF1816 domain-containing protein, translating into MKTIWHNLKEQLISVSNSLGLAWWVEIVTQNPCCTYYFGPFFSSEEATLASKGYIEDLEMEGAQGIIVNVKRCKPYDLTIAEDLGERIDRKVKPAFSGQI
- a CDS encoding STAS domain-containing protein, with protein sequence MIAEPLNLTVSLRGTREVRDNYQLFRLTGLLDAFSEPTFRKILSNKINEGPKHIILDLSQIDFVDSSGLGALVQLAKQANSTGTLQIVTNARVTQTVKLVRLEKFLALQTTVDAALDNIKSS
- the carA gene encoding glutamine-hydrolyzing carbamoyl-phosphate synthase small subunit, coding for MSLSDPIPTLLVLADGTTYHGWSFGAMGTAIGEVVFNTGMTGYQEVLTDPSYSGQIVIFTYPELGNTGVNPEDEESAKPYVRGAVARNICHKPSNWRSTQSLPDYLKQHQIPGIFGIDTRALTRKIRMYGAMNGGISTSITDEAELLELVQAAPNMTGLNLVREVTTPAAYEWSEATTAAWEFNPEGVAKIGETFTVVALDFGVKRNILRRLASYGCRVIVVSADTPPEEILKYNPDGIFLSNGPGDPAAVTEGISTVKALLESQKPMFGICMGHQILGHALGAETFKLKFGHRGLNQPTGLQQRIEITSQNHSFAIDPDSLPSAVVEVSHLNLNDRTVAGVRHKSLPVFSVQYHPEASPGPHDADYLFEQFVLEMQTARQAAIA
- a CDS encoding VOC family protein, translating into MQITQSFHTAILVTDLERSEQFYGQVLGLAKIDRTLKYAGAWYEIGNYQLHLIVASSVPTENQNEKWGPNPDVPFSVVDLEIAKAELLSQNYLIQGSPSGRPAIFTKDPDGNIIELS
- the rlmB gene encoding 23S rRNA (guanosine(2251)-2'-O)-methyltransferase RlmB; translated protein: MTNQPRKINITGETKRVQPIKIKGKRVIANPTRHQTKGESKSFSSKPRPSHQSSLPTPAIKSPEESDLIYGRHPVLSALENQRGLNRLWITARLRYDPRFHHLILQAKDNGTVIDEVEPKRLDQITDGANHQGIAAQIAPYAYMELEDLITQAKSVTDPVIVVADGITDPHNLGAIIRTAEAIGSQGLVIPQRRASGITSTVVKVAAGALENFPVARVINLSRALEQLKEAGYWIYGTAAAGSEPIHTVKFSGSTVLVIGSEGDGLSMLTQRSCDILVSIPLQGKTPSLNASVAAGMALYEIYRQRSLNTLYLDKLRTISLKK